The Caldisericum sp. DNA window GTTTGAGACCAAAGCCTGGAAAAACATAATAAACAACGAGTATCTGTAATAATAAAGGCGTTCCTCTTAAGACATCCACGTAAATTGAAGAGAGCCCCCTTAAAAGAGGGCTCTTTGAAATCCTGAATAGGGCAACTATAAGACCAAACACTATTCCGAAAACCATTGCAAGCAATGTTAAACCAATGGTTGTCTTCAGTCCTTCAAGGAGAAAAGGCAATGTTTGTATAAAAAGGTCAAACCTGAATTGCATAACACGTGCCTCCTATGGAATGGACTTTGGCTCTACACCAAACCACTTCTTGTAAAGGGCAGCGTATTCCCCATCTGCCTTTATTTCCCTTAAAGCATTGTTTATTGCGTCTCTTAGTTCAGGCTCATCTTTTCTAAAGGCTATACCATACTGCTCTGTTGTAAAGAGGTCTCCTACAAGCTTTATTTTTGGGTGTGTTTTTGCGTAGTACTGCGATACTGGCAAATCGTTAATTACTGCATCAATTCTCCCATTTTCAAGGTCGGATAGCGCAAGCTGGATATCAGGATAGCTTCTTATAGTTACTCCTTTAATTTTTTTAGCCGCCTCTTCTCCTGTTGTTCCTGTTTGCACACCTACAGTTTTACCGTTCAGGTCTTCTGGCTTTGTTATGGAATTATTGCTCGCTTGTACTGCAATAATTTGACCTGAGTTATAGTATGGGTCTGAGAAATCAACTTCCTTTTTTCTTTCTTCTGTTATTGTCATTGCAGATATTATTGCATCAAATTTTCCAGTTTGAAGTGCTGGTATAATCCCCGAGAAGTCTGCCGTTACAATCTGTGCTTTCACTCCAATTTTACTTGCAAGAAGGTTTGCAAGATCAACATCAAATCCAACTGCATTACCTGTTTGCGGGTCAATCCATTCAAATGGAGCATAAGTCGTATCAGAACCGAAAACAATTACACCTGCCCTTTTTACCCGTGCAAGCGAGTTTAAAGTTAAGGTAATTTCTTTTGATACACCAGACCTTCCAACATTAATGTTCTCTTCGTAAGGAGATGCTCCGTCGAGTGTTACTTTTAATACATAATTCCCCTCTTTTACATTGTTGAAAGCAAATTTTCCGTTTGAGTCCGTGGTAGTTGTAAGGTCGTTCAGGTAAACGGTTACCCCTGAAAGCGCTTGACCACTCTGGTCTTTTACAACGCCTGTAACCTCTCCTGAACTTGCACAACCAGTTGCTGTTGCTAAAACTACCACTAACACAAGTACAACTACAGCCATTTTTACTAATCCCTTCATTTTTTCCTCCTATAAATTAAAATTAGCCGGCTTTGCGCCGGCTTTTATAAAAAACAATATAAATAAATATCAGCCCGCCGGCGCTCTTGTGCGGGTATGTTTTTTAGCATGTTTTCTTGTTGCCAAAACTAAAATAATGTTTTCCATATTTGCCTCTTAATTTGTTGTGAATTTTAGTTAGGTTTTGAAAAATGTCAATAGAGCTCTTATTATAAACCTTTACGGTTAATTGATATTGAAGCCTTGATTATTCAGGCTTAAAGAGGGTAAAATTAATTTTTCTTTATGAAACCTCTTGAAGATGAAAGAGTTTGTAAAAAATAAGGAATATGCCTATTGCAAGTGGTGCACCAATAATATCTGCAATAACATGCTGCTTTAAAAATTGCGTTGAAAGTATTATTAAAATTGCCCAGATGGACATAATGTATGCAACTACCCTGTATTTTTTCTTCGTGAACCACACTGATGCTGTAAGTGCAGATGTCCCGCAGTGCAAACTCGGGAAACAGTTATATGGGTTGTCGCTTCTATAGAGTTCTATTACCTTGTTAACAAAGTAATTTGAGCCAGGCTC harbors:
- a CDS encoding transporter substrate-binding domain-containing protein; this translates as MKGLVKMAVVVLVLVVVLATATGCASSGEVTGVVKDQSGQALSGVTVYLNDLTTTTDSNGKFAFNNVKEGNYVLKVTLDGASPYEENINVGRSGVSKEITLTLNSLARVKRAGVIVFGSDTTYAPFEWIDPQTGNAVGFDVDLANLLASKIGVKAQIVTADFSGIIPALQTGKFDAIISAMTITEERKKEVDFSDPYYNSGQIIAVQASNNSITKPEDLNGKTVGVQTGTTGEEAAKKIKGVTIRSYPDIQLALSDLENGRIDAVINDLPVSQYYAKTHPKIKLVGDLFTTEQYGIAFRKDEPELRDAINNALREIKADGEYAALYKKWFGVEPKSIP